A stretch of Aureispira sp. CCB-E DNA encodes these proteins:
- the dnaG gene encoding DNA primase — protein MITQKTIQTIFETVKVEDVVGDFVKLTRRGVNYIGLCPFHNEKTPSFTVSPAKNIYKCFGCGEGGNAVNFIMDLEQLSYPEALKSLAKKYNIPIEEDELTEEQAAQLQLSDSLYVVNQFAKEHFQQQLFETDYGKSVGLSYFKQRGFREEIIKKFGLGFANGGANDLMQKGLSKGYEEEVLEKAGLIKNKRDFFKNRVQFPIHNVSGKVIGFGGRILTANKKAPKYLNTPETDIYNKRKTLYGIYFARKAIVKMNECYMVEGYTDVISLHQAGIENIVASSGTSLTADQVRLVKRYAPNMTILYDGDKAGIKAALRGLDIVIEQDMNVKVVLLPEGEDPDSYLKKVGATAFKEFIDREANDFILFKSNLLLKDAEHDPIKKSEVIKDIVGSIAKIPDALKRSVYVKECAQLMEMSEQLLHTEINKRIQANAKKQYQQEQRQKSRETKSTKPSSEPDYYDPYEGMPSEEEMLYAGGEFPMETGGQPQKRNTNVKKKTAEEYQEMDIARILINFGDRQLDKETTVAEFILLDMLDMIEEFDHPICSKIVQEYLTKLQANEKITTNYFTYHSDPAVAKLAVDLVARMEEHDFSEGWERLNVFLNTQELPEINHVADAKSSILRFKLKKIERLIRKNQLLLKASQEAKNDTDVLIYMKVSLKLMEIKKDLATQMNTVVLR, from the coding sequence ATGATAACACAAAAAACAATCCAAACTATATTTGAGACGGTAAAAGTTGAAGATGTAGTGGGCGATTTTGTTAAATTAACACGCCGAGGAGTCAATTATATTGGACTTTGCCCTTTTCATAATGAGAAGACACCCTCGTTTACGGTTTCGCCAGCAAAGAATATTTACAAATGTTTTGGTTGTGGAGAAGGAGGGAATGCTGTTAATTTTATAATGGATTTAGAGCAATTGTCTTATCCTGAGGCGTTAAAAAGCCTTGCTAAAAAGTACAACATTCCTATAGAAGAAGATGAATTGACAGAGGAACAGGCGGCACAATTGCAGTTGTCGGATAGTTTGTATGTTGTCAATCAGTTTGCCAAAGAACACTTTCAGCAGCAACTATTTGAAACAGACTATGGGAAAAGTGTGGGGTTGAGCTACTTTAAGCAGAGAGGTTTTAGAGAAGAGATTATCAAAAAATTTGGCCTTGGTTTTGCCAATGGAGGCGCCAACGATTTGATGCAAAAAGGACTCAGCAAAGGCTACGAAGAGGAGGTTTTGGAGAAGGCGGGCTTGATTAAAAATAAACGGGATTTCTTTAAAAATAGAGTACAATTTCCCATTCATAATGTATCTGGAAAAGTAATTGGCTTTGGGGGAAGAATTTTGACTGCTAATAAAAAAGCTCCCAAATATCTCAATACCCCTGAAACAGATATTTATAACAAACGAAAAACACTTTACGGAATTTACTTTGCTCGTAAAGCGATTGTTAAGATGAATGAGTGTTATATGGTGGAGGGGTATACCGATGTTATTTCTCTACACCAAGCGGGTATTGAAAATATTGTCGCTTCTTCAGGAACTTCCCTCACCGCAGATCAAGTGCGTTTGGTCAAACGTTATGCTCCTAATATGACGATTTTGTACGATGGAGACAAAGCGGGAATCAAAGCTGCTTTGAGGGGCTTGGATATTGTAATTGAACAAGATATGAATGTGAAGGTAGTCTTGCTTCCAGAAGGAGAGGACCCCGATTCGTATCTCAAAAAAGTTGGGGCGACTGCCTTTAAAGAGTTTATAGATCGAGAAGCCAATGACTTTATTCTTTTTAAGAGTAATTTATTGCTCAAAGATGCCGAACACGACCCTATTAAGAAATCAGAAGTCATCAAAGATATTGTTGGTTCTATTGCCAAAATTCCAGATGCTTTGAAACGGTCGGTTTATGTCAAAGAGTGCGCTCAATTAATGGAAATGAGTGAACAATTGTTGCATACTGAGATTAATAAACGCATTCAAGCCAATGCCAAAAAACAATACCAGCAAGAACAACGTCAAAAATCACGGGAAACTAAATCGACCAAACCTTCTTCAGAACCTGATTATTATGATCCTTATGAAGGAATGCCCTCTGAGGAAGAAATGTTGTATGCTGGCGGGGAGTTTCCTATGGAAACAGGGGGACAACCTCAAAAACGGAATACCAATGTTAAAAAGAAAACGGCAGAAGAATATCAAGAAATGGATATTGCCCGTATTTTAATCAACTTTGGTGACCGACAACTGGATAAAGAAACGACCGTGGCGGAGTTTATTTTGTTGGATATGTTGGATATGATTGAAGAATTTGATCATCCAATTTGTAGTAAAATTGTACAAGAGTATTTGACTAAGTTACAAGCCAACGAAAAAATAACAACCAACTATTTTACTTATCATAGTGATCCTGCTGTTGCTAAGTTGGCTGTCGATTTGGTCGCAAGAATGGAGGAACATGATTTTTCGGAAGGATGGGAACGTTTAAATGTATTTTTGAACACACAAGAATTACCTGAAATTAATCATGTTGCCGATGCCAAAAGTAGTATTTTAAGATTCAAACTAAAAAAAATAGAGCGTCTAATTCGCAAAAATCAATTGCTGTTGAAAGCATCTCAAGAGGCTAAAAATGATACGGACGTATTGATTTATATGAAAGTTAGTTTAAAATTAATGGAAATAAAAAAGGACTTGGCAACACAAATGAATACCGTTGTATTGCGTTGA
- a CDS encoding PorV/PorQ family protein: MLRLLFIASAIFALVSSVNAQKYSNEFLSIGVGARAQAMAGAQIAQVNDATAGFWNPAGLTGVDTDLQLAAMHNEWFASIGRYDYVGLAAPIMNKAHYLGFTFIRFGVDNIPNTLTLYEKDGTINYNNVTTFNAADYAFMLHYAKRFESLGLSVGVTPKVVHRKIGPFATSWGFGIDIGAQYRRGDWQFGLMLKDISTTFNAWSFNFTEEEKQVLDITGNDIPVKSMEITRPTVGLGVAYHKDFKIGTPKEGKKQKYIGLTTELDFNMTTDGRRNVLISADPISFDPALGLELHYNNLIFLRGGINNIQQFKDISDNQKWAVQPNFGVGFRIYKFYVDYALGLNAGGAILDNTQGAILSHIVSIKIDISFKYIKNALKDEE, encoded by the coding sequence ATGCTACGATTACTCTTTATAGCCAGTGCCATTTTTGCGCTCGTGTCTTCTGTGAATGCCCAAAAGTATAGTAATGAATTTTTATCAATAGGTGTTGGTGCTCGGGCACAAGCTATGGCAGGTGCTCAAATTGCTCAGGTCAATGATGCTACTGCTGGTTTTTGGAACCCCGCAGGCTTAACAGGAGTTGATACCGACTTACAATTAGCCGCCATGCACAACGAATGGTTTGCTAGTATTGGTCGATACGATTATGTAGGGCTAGCTGCTCCTATTATGAACAAAGCACACTATTTGGGATTTACCTTCATCCGTTTTGGTGTAGATAATATTCCCAATACCTTGACGCTTTATGAAAAAGATGGTACCATTAACTATAATAATGTAACTACTTTTAATGCAGCTGATTATGCGTTCATGTTGCATTATGCCAAGCGTTTTGAATCCTTGGGTCTGTCAGTAGGAGTCACTCCTAAAGTAGTCCATCGAAAAATTGGTCCTTTTGCTACCTCTTGGGGATTTGGAATTGATATTGGTGCTCAATATCGCCGTGGAGATTGGCAATTTGGTTTGATGTTAAAAGATATTTCAACTACTTTTAATGCTTGGTCATTCAACTTTACAGAAGAAGAAAAGCAAGTACTTGATATTACAGGAAATGATATTCCAGTCAAGTCTATGGAAATCACTCGCCCAACAGTTGGCTTGGGAGTAGCATATCACAAAGATTTTAAAATTGGTACTCCCAAAGAAGGAAAAAAACAAAAATACATTGGACTAACAACAGAATTAGATTTCAATATGACAACCGATGGACGTCGCAATGTGTTAATTAGTGCGGATCCCATTAGTTTTGATCCTGCGCTGGGTTTGGAGTTGCATTACAACAACTTGATTTTCTTGCGTGGTGGTATCAATAATATACAACAGTTTAAAGATATTTCTGACAACCAAAAATGGGCTGTACAACCCAACTTTGGGGTTGGATTTAGAATTTATAAATTTTATGTTGATTATGCTTTGGGCTTAAATGCTGGTGGTGCTATTTTGGATAATACTCAAGGAGCTATTCTTTCTCATATTGTGTCCATCAAGATTGACATTAGCTTTAAGTATATCAAAAATGCGTTAAAAGATGAAGAATAA